The genomic region CCAACGCCACCTATATGACCGCCAAGCTGACCGAGGACGTGCTGCCGCCGAACCTTGCCACCACCAGCTCGGGGCTGAAGGGCAACCGCATCCCCTATGTGCCGAAGTTCACGATGGGCGGCAGCGCGCAATATACCTGGCCGCTGACCGACAGCTTCGACGGCGTGATCCGTGCCGACTACAGCCACTCCGGCGGCTATTATTCGGACTTCCGCCCGACCTACGTCTATACGCGCTACATCGACGGCTATGATCTGGTGAACGCGCGCGTCGGCATCGAGCGGTCGGGCGACTGGGGCGCCTATGTCTTCGTCACCAACCTGTTCGATTCGGTGGCGATCACCCGCGCCTCGTCGAGCGCGATCGGCGTCGGCCTGACGAGCGTCACCTCGGCGCAGCCGCGCACGATCGGCCTCAACCTGCGCAAGTCGTTCTGATGACAGGATGCCGTCGCCGCCCGATGCGGGCGGCGGCGGCATCCCCCCAGAGATCTTCGGCTAGCCTTCCCGCGCGCGCCAGAATTCGACGTGGAAGCGGGCGCCGGGGACCGGCTCGACATGATGGAGGATCGTCGGCTCGACGATGCCCGGCAGCGTGTCCGGGGTCAGGATCGTCTCGAGCGGCGCGCGGCGCGGATCGGTGACGCGATAGCGCAACATGCCGGCGGTGACGCGGATCAGCCCCCAGGTGCCGGCCTTGGTATTATGGTCGGCGAGCAACGCGGCGGGCACCGTCCGGTCGGTGAACTCGTCGGTGCTCTTGTATGATTCCAGCCCCTCAGGCAGCGCGGTCGGATTGGGCTGCGGCGCCTTGACGCGGGTCGCGTCGGAGACGTTCTGGTCGTAGCCGCTCTTGTCGCTGAAGAACGCCGCCGCGAACAGCCCGCAGCCGAGCACGACCGAGATCAGCACCCCCAAGGTCGTCGCGACGACCATCGTGACGGTGAGCGGCCCCGAGAGCGACAGATACCACAAGGCGCCCGCCGCCATCAGCACCGCCGCGAGGGCGATGATCTTCATCGCGCGGCGGAACTCCACCTGCGCCTGTTCCTGGGCCTGCGCCCGTGCGCGAGAGTCCGTGGGGGCGCTTGCCGATCCGGTCTGCATCATCTGCTCCTTTGCCCGGTCAGGCGGCCGCGCGGCCCGGCCGCGAGGACGGATCGAGGCGGAAGAACATCCCGAGCTGAAGGCTCTCGGAGATGCGCGCGGCCTTCGCCTGCAACGCGGCGGCTGCGGCGGGCGGCATCACCTCGTCGGTCGTCGCCTTCCACAGCGCGAGCCAGCGGTCGAACAATTCCGGCGTGATCCGCCTGATGTGCTTGATATGCGCCATCATCGGATTGCCCTTGTAGCGCCCGCTGGTCAGCATCACCGACGACCAGAAGGCGACCAGCTTGTCGAGATGCTCCGGCCAGTCGGCGATCGCGTCGTTGAACACCGGGCCAAGCTCGTCATCCTCGCGGACGCGCGCGTAGAACAGCGGGATCAGACGCTCCAGCGCGGCTTCCTCGATCTCGGCGGGATGCTCCACGACTCGCTCCAATCATGTATTTAACACGCATCTATTGCGGCGATCCGAAAAAAGATGCAATAGAAATATATGTTATCCGCGGCCAAGTGAGGCGGAGCCACCGATGCGCCTGACGCGCTATACCGATTATGCGATGCGCGTGCTGCTCTACCTCGGCGCGCGGCCGGATCGGCTGTGCTCGATCGCGGAGGTATCGCGCGCTTATGGCATCTCGCAGAACCATCTGATGAAGGTGGTGAACGATCTCGCCAATGCCGGCTATGTAGCCAGCGTGCGCGGCCGGGGCGGCGGCATCCGGCTGGGCCGCAAGCCGGAGGAGATCAACGTCGGCGCGCTCGTCCGCCATACCGAGGACGGGTTCGAACTGGTCGATTGCGGGGATTGTCTCATCTCCCCCGCGTGCGGGCTGACTGTCGCACTGGCCGGGGCGCTCGCCGCGTTCATGGCGGTGCTCGACGGCTATACGCTCCAGGACCTGCTCACCGTGCGCCCCGACATCGTGAAATTGTTCGCCGCGCGGGAGCGAGCGCTGGCGACCTGCCCCGGCTGAGCACGCGGCTATCCCGTCATCGCCGCCGCCGCGCGCAGGCCGGCGCGCACGCGATCCATCGCCCCCGGATCGGCTTTCGATGAATGGACGGCATAGGCGGAATAGGAGAATTCCGGGCTGTCCGGCACCAGCGCCAGCCGCCCCTCCTCCAGATAGGAGCGGATCGCCCCTTGCCGGAAATAACCGCTGCCGCCGGTCGCCAGCAGATAATCCAGCGCGAGCGGGCCGTAGCTGATCGACACCACCGCCTTGGGCCTGTCGGGGAAGGCGGCATGATAGCTGGCCGCGAAATCCTCGCCCCAGTCGATATCGACATGATCCTCCGCGCCGAGCGGCCGGGCGGCGGGCGTGGTGCGCACCAGCACCAGCTTCTCCTCGAACAGCAGCTCCGCGATCAGCCCCGGTCGGCGCGGCGCGGCATAGATCACCGCCATGTCGAGCGAGCCGTTCTGCACGCGCTCCAGCAGCCGCTCGGAGGTGTCGATCTGCGCGCTCACCGCGATCTCCGGGCATTCGCGCCGCATCCACAGCAGCCAGTGGCGCAGCAGCGGGCTCCACAGGCTCAGCTCCGCGCCGATCGTCACCACCGCCTCGCGCCCCGGCGGCAACGCGACGGCGCGGCGCGCGCCCTCCCACACCTGCACCAGGGTGGTCGCGAAGCGCAGGAAATGCTCGCCCGCCGGGGTCAGCCGCGCGCCCGCCTTGTTGCGGATGAACACCGGCCGGTCGAGCTGCTCCTCCAGCACGCGGATGCGCGCGCTCACCGCGGTCTGCGTCAGGTTGAGGTTGGCGGCGGCGCTGACGAAGCTGCCGGTCTTGACCACCTCCAGGAAGGTGCGCGCGATGCCGATATCCATGCGGCAATTTCCTTCCGCTTAAACCGCAATAATATTCGTTTGCTTGCTGGATGTTAAAGGACGGATGATAGGTGCGCAAGGAGGCCGCCATGGTCCGCCAGCATCGCAACCGCATACCGTCCCGCCGGCCCGCGCGATGAAGCCGCTCGAGCCGCCGCCCCGCGAATCCCCGCCACGGCACCGGCACGGCTGGCTGTTGTTCGGCATCCTCGCGGCGAACCTGTTCGGCGCGGCGTGGCTGATCGCCTGCCGCCTGTTCGAGTCGGGCGGTGCTGACGAGCGCGCCTTGCTGTTCGTCGGCGCGCTGGTCACGCCGCTGGCGACCTTCCTGCTGATCGGCAACGAGTGGATCGCGCTGCTCGCCGGGATGCGCGACGGGGAAACGCGCCGCGCCCCGGACGGCGACGATTTCGTGACGATCTGGCCGGGGGAAATGGTCCCCCGCCTGCGCCTGTCCCGCGACGGCCGGCTGCTGCCGGCGCGGGAGGAACGGCGGCGCGCCTTGCTGCGCGGAGCCGGCTTCTGGTTCGCCGCGCTCGCCGGCCTGCTGACGATCGAGCGATTGCTGGTCGACGCGGCCCTGCTGCCACCCGCG from Sphingomonas sp. CL5.1 harbors:
- a CDS encoding DUF1971 domain-containing protein, which produces MMQTGSASAPTDSRARAQAQEQAQVEFRRAMKIIALAAVLMAAGALWYLSLSGPLTVTMVVATTLGVLISVVLGCGLFAAAFFSDKSGYDQNVSDATRVKAPQPNPTALPEGLESYKSTDEFTDRTVPAALLADHNTKAGTWGLIRVTAGMLRYRVTDPRRAPLETILTPDTLPGIVEPTILHHVEPVPGARFHVEFWRAREG
- a CDS encoding group III truncated hemoglobin — its product is MEHPAEIEEAALERLIPLFYARVREDDELGPVFNDAIADWPEHLDKLVAFWSSVMLTSGRYKGNPMMAHIKHIRRITPELFDRWLALWKATTDEVMPPAAAAALQAKAARISESLQLGMFFRLDPSSRPGRAAA
- a CDS encoding Rrf2 family transcriptional regulator, whose product is MRLTRYTDYAMRVLLYLGARPDRLCSIAEVSRAYGISQNHLMKVVNDLANAGYVASVRGRGGGIRLGRKPEEINVGALVRHTEDGFELVDCGDCLISPACGLTVALAGALAAFMAVLDGYTLQDLLTVRPDIVKLFAARERALATCPG
- a CDS encoding LysR family transcriptional regulator, which codes for MDIGIARTFLEVVKTGSFVSAAANLNLTQTAVSARIRVLEEQLDRPVFIRNKAGARLTPAGEHFLRFATTLVQVWEGARRAVALPPGREAVVTIGAELSLWSPLLRHWLLWMRRECPEIAVSAQIDTSERLLERVQNGSLDMAVIYAAPRRPGLIAELLFEEKLVLVRTTPAARPLGAEDHVDIDWGEDFAASYHAAFPDRPKAVVSISYGPLALDYLLATGGSGYFRQGAIRSYLEEGRLALVPDSPEFSYSAYAVHSSKADPGAMDRVRAGLRAAAAMTG